The genomic DNA TCGGCTCATCGCATCCTGGGGCTGTAGTCGGTCTCAAGGGTTGGGCTGTTCGCCCATTAAAGCGGTACGCGAGCTGGGTTCAGAACGTCGTGAGACAGTTCGGTCCCTATCCGTCGTGGGCGTAGGAAATTTGAGAGGAGCTGTCCTTAGTACGAGAGGACCGGGATGGACATACCTCTGGTGTACCAGTTGTCGTGCCAACGGCATAGCTGGGTAGCTATGTATGGACGGGATAAGTGCTGAAAGCATCTAAGCATGAAGCCCCCCTCAAGATGAGATTTCCCAACTTCGGTTATAAGATCCCTCAAAGATGATGAGGTTAATAGGTTCGAGGTGGAAGCATGGTGACACGTGGAGCTGACGAATACTAATCGATCGAAGACTTAATCAATTTATTTCAACGTTTTGCGAAGCAAAATCATTTACTTACTATCTAGTTTTGAATGTATAATCATTCTCTTGTCTGGTGATAATGGCAAGGAGGTCACACCTGTTCTCATGCCGAACACAGAAGTTAAGCTCCTTAGCGCCGATGGTAGTTGGACTAACGTTCCGCTAGAGTAGGACGTTGCCAGGCAAATTATATTATTCCGCAGTAGCTCAGTGGTAGAGCTATCGGCTGTTAACCGATCGGTCGTAGGTTCGAATCCTACCTGCGGAGCCATGGCTCCTTGGTCAAGCGGTTAAGACACCGCCCTTTCACGGCGGTAACACGGGTTCGAGTCCCGTAGGAGTCACCATTATAGGAGAATTAGCTCAGCTGGGAGAGCATCTGCCTTACAAGCAGAGGGTCGGCGGTTCGAACCCGTCATTCTCCACCATTTATAAGTCGGAGGGGTAGCGAAGTGGCTAAACGCGGCGGACTGTAAATCCGCTCCTTCGGGTTCGGCAGTTCGAATCTGCCCCCCTCCACCATCTTATTGGGCTATAGCCAAGCGGTAAGGCAACGGACTTTGACTCCGTCACGCGCTGGTTCGAATCCAGCTAGCCCAGCCATTAGAGCCATTAGCTCAGTTGGTAGAGCATCTGACTTTTAATCAGAGGGTCAGAGGTTCGAATCCTCTATGGCTCACTTTGAACCACTCCATTGCGGAGTGGTTTTTTTTATTTTAATGTAAATACCTTTATTTGCTATAAAAATTTTTATACAATTTATTTGTTCGTATGACAGTTATGATTATCATTGGTATAATTATGACTATGGAAAAATATAATCGGAGGAGATGTTATGGATTTTTCCAACTTTTTTGATAATCTTAGTACATTGAAAATAGTTACAAGTGTACTAGATTTACTTATTGTATGGTATGTCCTTTATCTTCTCATTACTGTATTTAAGGGAACCAAGGCTATACAGTTACTTAAAGGTATTTTATTTATAGTTATTGGTCAACAAGTAAGTAAAATTCTTAATTTGACCGCAACATCAAAACTGTTTGATATCGTTATTCAATGGGGGGTACTAGCACTTATAGTGATTTTCCAACCTGAAATACGACGTGCACTTGAACAGTTAGGTCGTGGAAGTTTATTTAAACGTTATACTAATACTTACAGTCATGATGAAGAAAAGTTGATTCAGTCGGTGTCAAAAGCTGTGCAGTATATGGCTAAGAGACGTATTGGTGCATTAATTGTTTTTGAAAAGGAAACAGGTTTACAAGATTATATTGAAACGGGAATACCAATGAATTCAGAAATATCTCAGGAGTTATTAATTAACGTATTTATTCCTAATACACCATTACATGATGGTGCAATGATCATTCAAAATTCAAAAATTGCTAGTGCAGCAAGTTATCTACCGCTTTCTGATAGTGCTAAAATTTCTAAAAGTTTAGGTACTAGACACAGAGCAGCAGTAGGTATATCAGAAGTATCAGATGCTTTTACAATAATCGTTTCAGAAGAAACAGGCTCTATATCAGTAACCTTTGATGGTAAATTGAGAAGAGATATTTCCACAGAAGTATTTGAAGAATTATTAGCTGAACATTGGTTCGGCTCACACTTTCAAAAGAAAGGTGTGAAGTAATATGCTAGAAAGTAAATGGGGTTTAAGATTTATTGCTCTGATATTAGCTGTATTTTTTTACTTGTCTGTGAATAATGTTTTTGGAAATATTTTTAGTAACGATAATTTATCACAAAATTCTTCAAAAACTATTGAAGATGTACCTGTAGAAATAATCTATAATTCTAAACAATTGCATGTTACTAAAGCACCGGATACAGTGAATGTCACTATATCTGGACCACAATCAAAACTATTGAAAATTGAAAATTCGGATGATATCAAAGTTGCTGTTGATTTATCAAATGCAAAAGCGGGCGACTATAAAGAGGACTATATTGTAAAAGGGCTTAGCAATGATATTAATTACAATGTAAAACCTAAACAAGCCTATGTCACGTTAGAAAATAAAGATTCTAAAACAATGCATGTTCAACCTGATATAGGAAAAGATGATATTGATCCCAATTACAAAGTGAAAGAAAGTTCAATA from Staphylococcus taiwanensis includes the following:
- a CDS encoding TIGR00159 family protein, which translates into the protein MDFSNFFDNLSTLKIVTSVLDLLIVWYVLYLLITVFKGTKAIQLLKGILFIVIGQQVSKILNLTATSKLFDIVIQWGVLALIVIFQPEIRRALEQLGRGSLFKRYTNTYSHDEEKLIQSVSKAVQYMAKRRIGALIVFEKETGLQDYIETGIPMNSEISQELLINVFIPNTPLHDGAMIIQNSKIASAASYLPLSDSAKISKSLGTRHRAAVGISEVSDAFTIIVSEETGSISVTFDGKLRRDISTEVFEELLAEHWFGSHFQKKGVK
- a CDS encoding YbbR-like domain-containing protein, which gives rise to MLESKWGLRFIALILAVFFYLSVNNVFGNIFSNDNLSQNSSKTIEDVPVEIIYNSKQLHVTKAPDTVNVTISGPQSKLLKIENSDDIKVAVDLSNAKAGDYKEDYIVKGLSNDINYNVKPKQAYVTLENKDSKTMHVQPDIGKDDIDPNYKVKESSIEPNSVKVTGGREQLNKIAYLKATYKDVNKLNKDTSDVADVTAFDKSLNKLDVNIQPSEVKLNVKLEQYSKKVKVKMRTTGSLPDGKSLDDISLDDKEVEIYGNRDDLQNVDELEGTINLDDITESTDKNVELKLPDNVKKAEPSEVTAHINLK